A section of the Cutibacterium granulosum genome encodes:
- the dapC gene encoding succinyldiaminopimelate transaminase, whose protein sequence is MTRRLVSATLPSFPWDTIAQARRMAESHPDGLVDLSVGTPVDPTPQFVQHALAEASDAHGYPTVWGTAQLRDAIVGYLERRWSVRGLHHENVLPVIGTKELVAWLPTQLGLSSDSTVIVPITAYPTYRVGAQLARARIVAADHPDQLADSPDPDGSVDLIWINSPANPSGRVMSADELRSWVRYARRTDAVLVSDECYGEFVWDGKAYSILDDEICGGDHSGLLAAYSLSKRSNMAGYRAGFLAGDETLISELLTVRKHSGLMVSTPVSAAMVAALDDDGHVKVQADRYRRRRGIMMSALQDAGCRIDDSQGSLYLWATCGEDCRATVDRFARLGVLVAPGDFYVAGTSQHVRVGLTASDERIAAAAQRLRAGRGAA, encoded by the coding sequence ATGACACGTCGTCTCGTCTCGGCCACCCTGCCCAGCTTCCCGTGGGACACCATTGCGCAGGCACGCAGGATGGCTGAATCACATCCGGACGGGTTGGTCGACCTTTCAGTGGGCACCCCTGTCGATCCCACTCCGCAGTTCGTCCAGCATGCCCTTGCCGAGGCCTCGGATGCCCACGGCTATCCCACGGTGTGGGGTACTGCACAACTGCGGGACGCCATCGTGGGCTATCTGGAGCGCCGGTGGTCGGTGCGTGGACTGCACCATGAGAACGTGCTGCCAGTCATCGGCACCAAGGAGCTCGTTGCCTGGCTGCCCACCCAGCTGGGGTTGTCTTCGGACAGCACGGTCATCGTGCCGATCACGGCCTACCCGACCTACCGAGTGGGCGCCCAGCTCGCCAGGGCTCGGATCGTTGCTGCGGATCATCCCGATCAGCTCGCCGATTCCCCTGATCCCGATGGCTCTGTCGACCTCATCTGGATCAATTCCCCGGCGAATCCCAGTGGGCGGGTGATGTCGGCAGACGAGCTGCGAAGCTGGGTCCGTTACGCTCGCCGCACTGATGCCGTGCTGGTCTCCGATGAGTGCTACGGGGAGTTCGTCTGGGACGGAAAGGCGTACTCGATCCTTGACGACGAGATCTGCGGCGGTGATCACAGCGGCCTGCTCGCGGCGTACTCGTTGTCGAAACGATCCAACATGGCCGGCTACCGTGCCGGGTTCCTGGCCGGTGATGAGACGCTCATCAGCGAGCTCCTCACAGTACGGAAGCATTCCGGGCTCATGGTCTCCACTCCGGTGAGTGCTGCCATGGTTGCCGCCCTGGATGATGACGGACACGTCAAGGTCCAGGCAGATCGTTACCGGCGGCGTCGCGGAATCATGATGTCTGCCTTGCAGGACGCCGGGTGCCGGATCGACGACTCCCAGGGCTCGCTGTACCTGTGGGCCACGTGTGGTGAGGACTGCCGGGCCACCGTGGACAGGTTCGCCCGCCTGGGTGTTCTCGTTGCCCCCGGCGACTTCTACGTGGCAGGCACGAGCCAGCACGTGCGGGTGGGACTCACCGCCAGTGATGAGCGGATCGCAGCTGCGGCACAACGGCTGCGTGCGGGTCGCGGAGCCGCGTGA
- a CDS encoding phosphoribosyltransferase: MTAYHADSSELEDKEILSWELFGQAQEELAQQIADSDFSPEVLVAVARGGMLPGGALTYSLGVKLTDAINVEFYTDVNETLADPILLAPLLDTDSIRGRRILVVDDVADSGRTLALVLKLLRGFGAEVRSAVLYTKPRTVVQPDFSWRTTDKWIVFPWSAKPPVMARD; the protein is encoded by the coding sequence ATGACCGCCTACCATGCCGATTCATCGGAGCTTGAGGACAAGGAGATCCTCAGCTGGGAGCTCTTCGGACAGGCCCAGGAGGAGCTCGCCCAGCAGATTGCCGACTCCGACTTCTCACCGGAGGTGCTGGTGGCGGTGGCCCGTGGCGGGATGCTTCCCGGTGGTGCCCTCACGTACTCCCTTGGCGTGAAACTCACCGATGCCATCAACGTCGAGTTCTACACAGACGTCAACGAGACCTTGGCCGACCCCATTCTGTTGGCGCCGCTGCTGGACACCGATTCCATCCGCGGGCGGCGCATCCTCGTCGTGGACGACGTGGCCGACTCCGGACGCACCTTGGCCCTGGTGCTCAAACTGCTGCGTGGTTTCGGCGCCGAAGTACGTTCGGCGGTGCTCTACACCAAGCCCCGCACCGTCGTTCAACCTGATTTCTCGTGGCGCACCACAGACAAGTGGATCGTCTTCCCGTGGAGCGCCAAGCCCCCGGTCATGGCACGTGACTGA
- the tkt gene encoding transketolase, producing the protein MTTQFTWTEDDQRAVDTARVLAVDAVEKAGNGHPGTAVSLAPLAYLLFHKVMRIDPQDPSWQGRDRFVLSAGHSSLTLYNQLYLTGCGLELDDLKALRTWGSKTPGHPEYGHTDFVETTTGPLGSGTSNAVGMAMAARRERGLLDPDAEPGTSPFDHFVYAIAGDGCLQEGVSAEASSLAGTQELGNLIVLYDDNRITIEGQTGIAFTEDVEARYRAYGWDVQHVDFTRGGTDYVEDVEGLYRAIEAAKAVTDKPSLIRVSTVIGWPMPHLQGSASVHGAKIGTAEITALKQTLGFDDEPFAIDTDLVERVRSCRAEQSRAERSSWDDAFASWRDAHSDKAACYDRISRRELPEDLSLPTFEPGRMSTRKASGTVLNALADQMPELWGGSADLAGSNNTSMAGAPSFLPESRVSETAPGGPYGRTLHFGIREHAMGGIINGITLSGLTRCYGGTFFVFSDYMRPAVRLAALMKIPSIFVWTHDSIGVGEDGPTHQPIEHLAAYRAIPGLDVIRPADANETAVAWRTVLEHTDRPSALVLTRQDVPTADRTQCASAEGTARGGYVLSEASSDPQLILIATGSEVGVALEAQLSLEKAGVPTRVVSMPCQEWFDAQDTDYREQVLPSDVKARVSVEAGIAMGWAKYVGCEGASVSIERFGASASGDVCMEKFGMTAEHVVTVAQQLLS; encoded by the coding sequence GTGACCACTCAATTCACTTGGACCGAGGACGACCAGCGTGCCGTAGACACGGCGCGGGTGCTGGCCGTCGACGCTGTCGAGAAGGCGGGCAACGGCCATCCTGGAACCGCCGTCTCCCTGGCCCCGCTGGCCTACCTGCTGTTCCACAAGGTCATGAGGATCGACCCCCAGGACCCATCCTGGCAGGGACGCGACCGGTTCGTCCTGTCAGCCGGCCACTCCTCGCTCACCCTGTACAACCAGTTGTACCTGACCGGTTGCGGACTGGAACTCGACGATCTCAAGGCACTGCGCACCTGGGGGTCCAAGACCCCTGGCCATCCCGAGTACGGGCACACCGATTTCGTCGAGACCACCACCGGTCCGCTGGGATCGGGCACTTCCAATGCCGTCGGCATGGCCATGGCAGCTCGCCGTGAGCGCGGACTGCTCGACCCGGACGCCGAACCCGGCACCAGCCCGTTCGACCACTTCGTCTACGCCATCGCCGGCGACGGCTGCCTGCAGGAGGGTGTCTCGGCCGAGGCGTCCTCGCTGGCCGGCACCCAGGAGTTGGGCAACCTCATCGTCCTGTACGACGACAACCGGATCACCATCGAGGGCCAGACCGGCATTGCCTTCACCGAGGACGTCGAGGCCCGCTACCGTGCCTATGGGTGGGACGTCCAGCACGTCGACTTCACCCGTGGCGGCACCGACTACGTCGAGGACGTCGAGGGGCTGTACCGGGCCATCGAGGCCGCCAAGGCCGTCACCGACAAACCTTCGCTCATTCGGGTGAGCACCGTCATCGGCTGGCCGATGCCCCACCTGCAGGGCAGCGCCTCGGTACACGGTGCCAAGATCGGCACCGCAGAGATCACCGCCCTCAAGCAGACCCTCGGTTTCGACGACGAGCCGTTCGCCATCGACACCGACCTGGTGGAGCGAGTGCGCTCCTGTCGGGCCGAGCAGTCCCGTGCCGAGCGCAGCAGCTGGGATGACGCCTTCGCCTCCTGGCGTGACGCCCACTCGGACAAGGCTGCCTGCTATGACCGGATCTCCCGGCGCGAGCTGCCGGAGGATCTCAGCCTGCCGACCTTCGAGCCGGGCAGGATGAGTACCCGCAAGGCTTCGGGAACCGTCCTCAACGCCCTGGCCGATCAGATGCCCGAGCTGTGGGGTGGATCCGCCGACCTGGCAGGGTCCAACAACACGTCAATGGCCGGTGCCCCGTCCTTCCTGCCCGAGAGCCGGGTGAGCGAGACGGCCCCCGGTGGACCCTACGGGCGTACCCTGCACTTCGGCATTCGGGAACATGCCATGGGCGGGATCATCAACGGCATCACCCTGTCGGGCCTCACCCGTTGCTATGGCGGCACCTTCTTCGTCTTCTCCGATTACATGCGCCCTGCGGTGCGTCTGGCCGCCCTCATGAAGATCCCGTCGATCTTCGTGTGGACCCACGACTCGATCGGCGTCGGTGAGGACGGGCCGACCCACCAGCCGATCGAGCACCTGGCTGCGTACCGCGCCATCCCTGGCTTGGACGTCATCCGTCCGGCAGACGCCAACGAGACGGCCGTGGCCTGGCGAACCGTGCTGGAGCACACCGATCGTCCCTCGGCCCTCGTCCTCACCCGTCAGGACGTGCCCACCGCGGATCGTACCCAGTGCGCCAGCGCCGAGGGGACGGCCAGGGGCGGCTACGTCCTGTCCGAGGCATCGTCCGACCCGCAGCTCATCCTCATCGCCACTGGTTCGGAGGTTGGAGTTGCCCTCGAGGCACAGCTGAGCCTCGAGAAGGCGGGGGTCCCCACCCGTGTGGTGTCCATGCCGTGTCAGGAGTGGTTCGACGCCCAGGACACCGACTATCGCGAACAGGTGCTGCCCAGCGATGTGAAGGCTCGGGTCAGTGTCGAGGCCGGAATCGCCATGGGATGGGCCAAGTACGTCGGCTGCGAGGGTGCCTCGGTGTCCATCGAGCGCTTCGGAGCCTCTGCCTCCGGGGACGTGTGCATGGAGAAGTTCGGCATGACGGCCGAACACGTCGTCACCGTTGCGCAGCAGCTGCTCTCCTGA
- the fdxA gene encoding ferredoxin — translation MTYVIGLPCVDVKDRACVEECPVDCIYEGERTLYIHPDECVDCGACEPVCPVEAIYYEDDLPDDQGKFLTINSEFFDSLGSPGGAARLGPTGTDHPLVTALPPQGE, via the coding sequence ATGACATACGTCATTGGCCTGCCCTGCGTGGACGTCAAGGACCGCGCCTGCGTCGAGGAGTGCCCGGTCGACTGCATCTATGAAGGCGAGCGCACGCTGTACATCCACCCCGACGAGTGTGTCGACTGTGGAGCCTGTGAGCCCGTCTGCCCCGTCGAGGCCATCTACTACGAGGACGACCTGCCCGACGACCAGGGCAAGTTCCTCACCATCAACTCCGAGTTCTTCGACTCGCTGGGTTCCCCGGGCGGTGCCGCACGGCTCGGACCGACCGGTACGGATCATCCGCTCGTCACCGCCCTGCCTCCCCAGGGTGAGTGA
- a CDS encoding NAD(P)(+) transhydrogenase (Re/Si-specific) subunit beta, translating into MSETLFNFINASYIVAGVLFILALAGLSKFETSKRGNAFGMVGMLIAIIATIVWLVRMPDYHPSSMLLLFIPMIIGGAIGVMKAVKVEMTGMPELIAQLHSFVGLAAVLIGFGAFLEDGDAATTFQLSEIWIGVFIGALTFTGSLVAWGKLSGKIASKPLAIPGRNWINLGLVVGIIVCGIWFSNVTGGIAWLPLILLTLMSLVLGFHLVAAIGGADMPVVISMLNSYSGWAAAFSGFSLQIPVLIVTGALVGFSGAILSYVMCKAMNRSFTSVILGGFGDAIAKQDDGPAGEITEIKADELASQLADASKVIIAPGYGMAVAQAQYPVADLAAKLTAQGVDVQFAIHPVAGRLPGHMNVLLAEAHVPYDIVMEMDEINEDFSDADIVLVIGANDTVNPAATEPGTPISGMPVLHVWEGKEVVVFKRSMKPGYAGVENPLFFMDQTRMLFGDAKASVEAINAALPVEAH; encoded by the coding sequence ATGTCTGAGACCCTGTTCAACTTCATCAACGCCTCGTACATCGTCGCTGGCGTTCTGTTCATCCTCGCCCTGGCCGGACTGTCGAAGTTCGAGACCTCCAAGCGAGGCAATGCCTTCGGCATGGTTGGCATGCTCATCGCCATCATCGCCACCATCGTGTGGCTGGTCCGAATGCCCGACTACCATCCCAGTTCGATGCTGCTGCTCTTCATCCCGATGATCATCGGTGGGGCCATCGGCGTCATGAAGGCCGTCAAGGTCGAGATGACCGGGATGCCCGAGCTCATCGCCCAGCTGCACTCCTTCGTCGGTCTGGCAGCCGTGCTCATCGGTTTCGGAGCCTTCCTGGAGGACGGCGACGCTGCCACCACCTTCCAGCTCTCCGAGATCTGGATCGGTGTGTTCATCGGTGCGCTCACCTTCACCGGATCCCTGGTGGCGTGGGGCAAACTCTCTGGCAAGATTGCCTCGAAACCACTCGCCATCCCCGGCCGCAACTGGATCAACCTCGGCCTGGTCGTGGGCATCATCGTGTGCGGCATCTGGTTCTCCAACGTCACCGGTGGAATCGCCTGGCTGCCGCTCATCCTGCTCACCCTCATGTCACTGGTCCTGGGCTTCCATCTGGTGGCAGCCATCGGCGGTGCCGACATGCCGGTTGTCATCTCGATGCTCAACAGTTACTCGGGTTGGGCCGCAGCGTTCTCCGGGTTCAGCCTGCAGATCCCGGTGCTCATCGTCACCGGCGCCCTGGTCGGTTTCTCCGGTGCCATCCTGTCCTACGTCATGTGCAAGGCCATGAACCGCTCGTTCACCTCGGTGATCCTCGGTGGATTCGGCGATGCCATCGCCAAGCAGGACGACGGTCCCGCCGGTGAGATCACCGAGATCAAGGCCGACGAACTCGCCTCCCAGCTGGCCGATGCCAGCAAGGTCATCATCGCTCCCGGCTATGGCATGGCCGTCGCCCAGGCGCAGTACCCGGTGGCCGATCTCGCCGCCAAGCTCACTGCGCAGGGTGTCGACGTCCAGTTCGCCATCCACCCGGTGGCCGGACGTCTGCCGGGCCACATGAACGTGCTGCTCGCCGAGGCTCACGTCCCCTACGACATCGTCATGGAGATGGACGAGATCAACGAGGACTTCTCCGACGCCGACATCGTCTTGGTCATCGGGGCCAACGACACCGTCAACCCTGCCGCCACCGAACCCGGCACCCCGATCTCCGGCATGCCGGTGCTGCACGTGTGGGAGGGTAAGGAGGTCGTCGTCTTCAAGCGCTCCATGAAGCCCGGTTATGCCGGTGTGGAGAACCCACTGTTCTTCATGGACCAGACCAGGATGCTCTTCGGTGACGCCAAGGCCAGCGTCGAGGCGATCAATGCTGCACTGCCTGTCGAGGCGCATTGA
- a CDS encoding Re/Si-specific NAD(P)(+) transhydrogenase subunit alpha → MRIGIPREVVPGENRVAATPTTVAAIRKLGYDIAVEHHAGDNASLPDDAYEKAGATLTDSTTVWGSSIVLAVNEPSDEQIGLMQRGAILVTFLHPRQDLELTQKLQSAGITGMSMDMVPRISRAQSMDALSSMANISGYRAVVEAAHAYGRTFGGQVTAAGKVPPAKVFVIGTGVAGLAALGAANSMGAEVYATDVRPETAEQVQSMGATFLHVRQSDAGGDQGVSSDGYAKETSDDYNARAAELYLEQAGKDDVIITTAAIPGKPSPRLITADMVAAMKPGSVIVDLAALGGGNCELTRPGEKYVTDNGVTIIGYIDLPSRLAGQSSQLYGTNLVNLLKLVTPDKDGQIVLDMDDEVVRTMTVCKDGELLYPPPPVQVAAAPKPAAKAPEPVEEVKKEPRPWTYSFGIVTALAVVLIALLTFAPASFVELFGTFAIAVVVGYYVVWNVTHALHTPLMSVTNAISGIIIVGAVTQLGSGSWAIKIIAAITVLIASINIFGGFTVTQRMLKMFRKA, encoded by the coding sequence ATGAGAATCGGAATACCACGGGAAGTCGTCCCGGGTGAGAACAGGGTCGCTGCGACGCCGACCACGGTGGCGGCGATCCGCAAACTCGGGTACGACATCGCAGTCGAACATCACGCCGGAGACAACGCGTCTCTGCCCGATGACGCCTACGAGAAGGCCGGGGCGACGCTGACCGACTCCACCACGGTGTGGGGGTCGAGCATCGTCCTGGCAGTCAACGAACCCTCCGACGAACAGATCGGGCTCATGCAGCGTGGCGCGATTCTCGTCACCTTCCTGCACCCGCGGCAGGATCTCGAGCTCACCCAGAAGTTGCAGTCTGCTGGCATCACCGGCATGAGCATGGACATGGTGCCGCGCATCTCGCGTGCCCAGTCGATGGACGCCCTGAGCTCAATGGCCAACATCTCCGGCTACCGTGCCGTCGTCGAGGCAGCCCATGCCTACGGACGCACCTTCGGCGGTCAGGTGACGGCGGCCGGCAAGGTGCCCCCGGCCAAGGTCTTCGTCATCGGAACCGGCGTGGCCGGTCTGGCCGCCTTGGGCGCCGCCAACTCCATGGGTGCCGAGGTCTACGCCACCGACGTGCGCCCCGAGACCGCCGAGCAGGTGCAGTCGATGGGTGCCACCTTCCTGCACGTGCGTCAGTCCGATGCCGGCGGCGATCAGGGCGTGAGCTCCGACGGCTACGCCAAGGAGACCTCCGACGACTACAACGCACGTGCTGCCGAACTGTACCTGGAGCAGGCCGGCAAGGACGACGTCATCATCACCACAGCCGCCATCCCCGGCAAACCGTCCCCCAGGCTCATCACCGCCGACATGGTTGCGGCCATGAAGCCCGGGTCGGTCATCGTCGACCTGGCTGCCCTGGGCGGTGGCAACTGCGAGCTCACCCGCCCCGGTGAGAAGTACGTCACCGACAACGGCGTGACGATCATCGGCTACATCGACCTGCCCTCCCGGCTCGCCGGTCAGTCCTCCCAGCTGTACGGCACCAACCTCGTCAATCTGCTCAAGCTCGTCACCCCAGACAAGGACGGCCAGATCGTCCTCGACATGGACGACGAGGTCGTGCGCACCATGACGGTGTGCAAGGACGGTGAGCTGCTCTACCCACCGCCTCCGGTGCAGGTGGCAGCAGCCCCCAAGCCGGCCGCCAAGGCTCCCGAACCCGTCGAGGAGGTGAAGAAGGAGCCGCGCCCGTGGACCTACAGCTTCGGCATCGTCACGGCGCTGGCCGTCGTCCTCATCGCGCTGCTCACCTTCGCCCCGGCCAGCTTCGTCGAGCTCTTCGGCACCTTCGCCATTGCCGTCGTCGTGGGCTACTACGTCGTGTGGAACGTCACCCACGCCCTGCACACCCCACTCATGAGCGTGACGAACGCCATCAGCGGCATCATCATCGTCGGTGCCGTCACCCAGCTCGGCAGCGGATCGTGGGCCATCAAGATCATTGCGGCGATCACGGTGCTCATCGCCAGCATCAACATTTTCGGTGGCTTCACCGTCACCCAGCGCATGCTCAAGATGTTCCGAAAGGCCTGA
- a CDS encoding VanW family protein, with protein MAQTSAKHRRAIIGVSIAAALIVLLGGTYLTGHAMANGTMPAKTTVEGVPIGRMDHTTAEATLRDELGPRMTAPITVADRGTKVTIDPAKAGLVVDWDATMDRAGAKNSWNPATIWNTLLGGGPVPLQTKVDTTAVEKTIDKNAGAFAINAKDATVHLDGARIVTRKAVQGRDLDVPATAKSVEAAWHEMKTTVPATVKRPVPDVTDKAVDEVVTKQLKPMLSGPVRVKTSRGDFAVTPEQIAKVTTITTKDRKITANTDTSKLYNNVIPHLGLGFTQPHDASFTLAGGKPTVVPSSVGEGIVEKDFTAIVGSALTRTGSQRDVSVPVKKLDPAFSTDQANAAGVKTVIGEFTTTFPHADYRNTNLGLAAKHINESYVAPGKTFSLDKELGARNSSTGYVDGWVIEGPSLVKEVAGGVSQSATTVFNAAFFAGMTDVEHHPHTLYFSRYPMGREATLYSGSLDVKFRNDTKYGVLVQASVTPSTPSSQGSITVRLWSTPSWDRITATDPKVTDKKPPSTITQSGKDCHAQGGSEGFHVTYSRQFWKGGSVAKEEPFAWTYQPTNQIVCQPAKDGKKS; from the coding sequence GTGGCACAGACATCCGCGAAGCATCGCAGGGCGATCATCGGGGTCTCCATTGCGGCAGCGCTCATCGTTCTCCTCGGCGGCACGTACCTAACCGGTCATGCCATGGCGAACGGCACCATGCCGGCCAAGACCACCGTCGAGGGGGTCCCCATCGGGCGAATGGACCACACCACCGCCGAGGCGACACTCAGGGACGAGCTCGGTCCGAGGATGACTGCTCCGATCACTGTTGCCGACCGCGGCACCAAGGTCACCATCGACCCCGCCAAGGCGGGGCTTGTCGTTGACTGGGACGCGACGATGGATCGTGCCGGTGCCAAGAACTCGTGGAATCCTGCCACCATCTGGAACACCCTGCTCGGGGGCGGTCCAGTGCCGCTGCAGACCAAGGTCGACACCACTGCCGTGGAGAAGACGATCGACAAGAACGCAGGCGCATTTGCCATCAATGCCAAGGACGCCACCGTTCACCTCGATGGTGCCAGGATCGTCACCAGGAAGGCCGTGCAGGGCCGCGATCTCGACGTTCCCGCCACTGCGAAGTCAGTGGAGGCAGCATGGCATGAGATGAAGACCACCGTGCCGGCAACGGTCAAACGTCCTGTTCCAGATGTCACGGACAAAGCCGTTGACGAGGTCGTCACCAAGCAGCTCAAACCCATGTTGTCCGGCCCGGTGCGGGTGAAGACCTCACGCGGTGATTTCGCGGTGACCCCCGAACAGATCGCCAAGGTGACGACGATCACGACCAAGGACAGGAAAATCACCGCCAATACCGACACGTCGAAGCTCTACAACAACGTGATTCCTCACCTGGGTCTTGGCTTCACTCAGCCGCACGATGCCTCATTCACCCTTGCCGGTGGCAAGCCCACGGTCGTCCCCTCGTCGGTGGGGGAGGGGATCGTCGAGAAGGACTTCACCGCCATCGTTGGTTCCGCACTCACCCGGACCGGATCACAACGTGACGTCTCGGTTCCCGTCAAGAAGCTGGATCCGGCATTCTCCACCGACCAGGCTAATGCGGCCGGGGTCAAGACCGTCATCGGGGAATTCACGACGACGTTCCCGCATGCGGACTACCGCAACACCAATCTGGGTCTCGCTGCCAAGCACATCAACGAGTCCTACGTTGCACCCGGCAAGACGTTCAGCCTTGACAAGGAACTCGGAGCACGAAATTCCAGTACTGGATATGTTGATGGGTGGGTCATTGAAGGTCCCTCCCTCGTCAAGGAAGTTGCCGGGGGAGTGTCGCAATCTGCGACGACGGTGTTCAACGCCGCATTCTTCGCAGGGATGACCGATGTCGAGCACCATCCGCACACTCTGTATTTCAGCCGATACCCCATGGGCCGAGAGGCCACCTTGTACTCAGGTTCCCTGGACGTGAAGTTCCGCAATGACACCAAGTACGGCGTCCTGGTGCAGGCGTCCGTGACGCCATCCACCCCATCGTCGCAAGGTTCGATCACCGTGCGCCTGTGGTCCACCCCCAGCTGGGATCGCATCACTGCCACCGATCCGAAGGTCACCGACAAGAAGCCGCCGTCCACGATCACCCAGAGTGGCAAGGACTGCCATGCCCAAGGTGGATCCGAGGGCTTCCACGTGACCTATTCCCGCCAGTTCTGGAAGGGCGGCTCGGTCGCTAAGGAAGAGCCCTTCGCGTGGACCTACCAACCCACGAACCAGATCGTCTGTCAGCCTGCCAAGGACGGGAAGAAGAGCTGA
- the dapD gene encoding 2,3,4,5-tetrahydropyridine-2,6-dicarboxylate N-succinyltransferase, giving the protein MTQTTSQPRTAWGWGLATVHVDGEVLDTWFPNPKLGDPDDTPFHDRFHLAVDAGLDPIRRVHSEIVRTVINLDEPPADVSDAYLRLHLLSRRLCQPRTINLDGIFSVLPNNAWTNFGPCRVDDLDHARIESRSTRTALVVHLVDKFPRMVDYIVPSEVRIGDADRIRLGAHLAPGTTVMHEGFVNFNAGTLGASMVEGRVSQGVVVGNGSDIGGGASIMGTLSGGGKEQVTIGEGCLLGAEAGLGISLGDNCVVEAGLYLTAGTKVTLPDDRIVKARELSGASDLLFIRDSTSGTVKALSRSGASIELNAELHSN; this is encoded by the coding sequence ATGACGCAGACGACTTCTCAACCACGCACTGCCTGGGGATGGGGCCTGGCCACCGTCCACGTCGATGGTGAGGTTCTCGACACATGGTTCCCCAATCCCAAGCTCGGCGACCCCGATGACACCCCCTTCCATGACCGATTCCATCTCGCGGTCGATGCTGGGTTGGACCCCATCCGTCGGGTGCACAGTGAGATCGTGCGCACCGTCATCAATCTTGACGAGCCGCCTGCCGACGTCTCGGACGCCTACCTTCGTCTGCACCTGCTCTCGCGACGACTCTGCCAGCCTCGCACCATCAACCTGGACGGCATCTTCTCCGTGCTGCCGAACAATGCATGGACCAACTTCGGACCGTGCCGGGTGGACGACCTGGACCACGCCCGCATCGAATCCCGCTCCACCCGTACTGCCCTGGTGGTCCACTTGGTGGACAAGTTCCCTCGAATGGTCGACTACATCGTCCCCTCCGAGGTGCGCATCGGCGATGCCGACCGCATCCGGCTGGGTGCCCATCTGGCACCGGGAACGACCGTCATGCACGAGGGATTCGTCAACTTCAATGCCGGTACCCTGGGCGCCTCGATGGTGGAAGGCCGTGTCTCGCAGGGAGTGGTCGTGGGAAACGGCTCGGACATCGGTGGTGGTGCCTCGATCATGGGCACCCTGTCCGGCGGCGGCAAGGAACAGGTGACGATCGGGGAAGGATGCCTGCTGGGCGCCGAGGCCGGTCTGGGCATCTCGCTGGGCGACAATTGCGTCGTCGAGGCCGGCCTGTACCTCACTGCCGGCACCAAGGTGACCCTGCCCGACGATCGAATCGTCAAGGCCCGTGAGCTCTCCGGTGCCTCCGACCTGCTGTTCATCCGGGACTCCACCAGCGGAACCGTCAAGGCATTGAGCCGTTCGGGTGCCTCGATCGAGCTCAATGCCGAGTTGCACTCGAACTGA